One genomic window of Bacteroidetes Order II. bacterium includes the following:
- a CDS encoding serine/threonine-protein phosphatase yields the protein MQYHTALISHAGGRRVNQDFAQHATAPPNGSCWVVADGLGGHGGGEVAAETAVTKILEAFVQKPYPSTETITGCILAAQHAVLEKQDAYDSLKRMRTTLVMMVGDAQKVQWAHIGDSRLYCFRDRGLLEYTLDHSVPQALVDAGSILPSDIRSHEDRNRILRSLGNMNDLRPTIRPERFEVRTGDAFLLCTDGFWEYVHEIEMQADLAKSNQPEQWLKLMEERILSRVKGENDNYTAMAVMVA from the coding sequence ATGCAATACCATACCGCTTTGATTTCCCATGCTGGTGGGCGAAGAGTGAACCAAGATTTTGCACAACATGCGACCGCTCCTCCGAATGGTTCTTGTTGGGTAGTGGCCGATGGCCTGGGCGGTCACGGTGGGGGGGAAGTGGCGGCAGAAACGGCTGTTACTAAAATTTTGGAGGCTTTTGTACAAAAACCTTATCCTTCAACCGAGACCATCACGGGCTGTATTCTGGCTGCACAACATGCCGTACTCGAAAAACAAGATGCCTATGACAGCCTGAAAAGGATGCGTACCACCCTCGTTATGATGGTGGGGGATGCACAAAAGGTTCAATGGGCCCATATTGGGGATTCTCGCTTATACTGCTTTCGGGATAGGGGGCTTCTGGAGTACACCCTCGATCATAGTGTACCGCAAGCATTGGTGGATGCTGGTTCCATCTTGCCTTCAGACATCCGCTCGCACGAAGACCGCAACCGTATCCTGCGCTCGTTGGGCAATATGAATGACCTTAGACCAACCATTCGTCCAGAACGGTTCGAGGTGCGCACCGGAGATGCGTTTTTATTGTGTACCGATGGTTTTTGGGAGTATGTACACGAAATAGAAATGCAGGCTGATCTGGCCAAAAGCAATCAACCAGAACAATGGCTTAAATTAATGGAAGAACGCATCCTTTCGCGGGTGAAAGGCGAGAATGATAATTATACCGCTATGGCGGTGATGGTGGCATAA